A stretch of the Archangium violaceum genome encodes the following:
- a CDS encoding kelch repeat-containing protein, which translates to MTISWLGSGAPSPAGAWRLLPLVCVWLSCGGSGGREARALHEDGRAAVTQGRRQAALAAGPVSTLRGYHEMHTATLLPSGKVLVAGGPGTNAEEFDPATGTWSTMGPMLEARYTATATLLPSGKVLVVGDFLEPNGTTAEVYDPATRIWSMTGPLSNSRYLHTATLLPSGRVLVVSRDEAEEYDPATNTWRTTRAMATDRLEHAATLLPSGEVLITGGHGQDHTLASAEVYDPAKGTWRTTAPMNQARRNHTATLLPSGKVLVTGGSGEDDGALTSAEVYDPATGTWSATGALTTARADHTATLLPSGRVLVAGGDSDGVLTSVEVYDPVTGTWSVTAPLITSGHVLQTATLLPSGKVLFVHGQQAEVYEPPTTSTWSPVAVPALFHRGHTATLLPSGQVLVAAGEGSVRSEVYDPATNTWRETGALAHTRSGHTATLLPSGQVLAVGGGAASAEVYDPDTGTWLETGAMKTNRSGHTATLLPSGRVLVVSGTDAEEYDPGTGTWSETGRLATAHTHHTATLLPSGKVLVAGGGTVTAELYDPAGRTWSTTRVMSQARAHHTATLLPSSQVLLTGGAGEDGGALTSSEVYDPDTGIWHETGALAHARSGHTATLLPSGKVLASGGVTGGFSSEEYDPATGTWSAAATLPDARSGHTATLLPTGQVLVVGGTDTLNASHAALYTDPRVLETWRPAVDALVARPGAAFRLTGRGFRGLSEASGGITQGSTTNFPLVGLLTPEGNSLLRLPGSDFSDTAVTVSLPAVKDGHYLLSVMTNGITGGQFLRVDGTAPAPPQVETPANGAWLNTSRPTLSGTADPGSTVRLALSGGQTWTLTADARGAWSHTPDTALAEGLYTVSITALDEAGNESPATEELGFTVDTLSPNAPRVTAPFEGSSFYSTRTPDIMGRTEPDITVRLRLDGGEAVTLKANGVGAWKFTPPQPLALGRHVVSVTATDLAGNTSEPTTSSFTLATPGSYYGWSCTTSPAFPLLWAWVLVAFWLHREGARRSR; encoded by the coding sequence ATGACGATTTCATGGCTGGGAAGTGGAGCACCCTCACCTGCGGGTGCCTGGAGACTGCTGCCCCTGGTGTGCGTGTGGCTGAGCTGCGGCGGGTCCGGAGGAAGGGAAGCGCGGGCGCTTCACGAGGACGGCCGTGCCGCCGTGACACAGGGGCGGCGCCAGGCCGCGCTGGCGGCCGGGCCGGTGTCGACGCTGCGCGGCTACCACGAGATGCACACGGCGACGCTGCTGCCCTCGGGCAAGGTGCTGGTGGCCGGGGGGCCTGGAACGAACGCCGAGGAGTTCGACCCGGCCACGGGCACCTGGAGCACGATGGGCCCGATGCTCGAGGCCCGCTACACCGCCACGGCGACGCTGCTGCCCTCGGGCAAGGTGCTGGTGGTCGGTGACTTCCTGGAACCCAACGGCACCACCGCGGAGGTGTACGACCCGGCCACGCGCATCTGGAGCATGACGGGGCCGCTGAGCAACAGCCGCTACCTCCACACGGCGACGCTGCTGCCCTCGGGCAGGGTGCTGGTGGTGAGCCGGGATGAAGCGGAGGAATACGACCCGGCCACCAACACCTGGCGCACGACACGTGCGATGGCCACGGACCGCCTCGAGCACGCGGCGACGCTACTGCCCTCGGGCGAAGTGCTCATCACCGGAGGTCACGGGCAGGACCACACGCTGGCCAGCGCGGAGGTGTACGACCCGGCCAAGGGCACCTGGCGCACGACGGCGCCCATGAACCAGGCCCGCCGAAACCACACGGCGACGCTGCTTCCCTCGGGCAAGGTGCTGGTCACCGGGGGCTCCGGAGAGGATGACGGCGCACTGACCAGCGCCGAGGTGTACGACCCGGCCACGGGCACCTGGAGCGCGACGGGCGCCCTCACCACGGCCCGCGCCGACCACACGGCGACCCTGCTGCCCTCGGGCCGGGTGCTGGTGGCCGGGGGTGACTCCGATGGCGTCCTCACCAGCGTGGAGGTGTACGACCCCGTCACGGGCACCTGGAGCGTGACGGCTCCGCTCATCACGTCGGGCCACGTCTTGCAAACGGCGACCCTGCTGCCCTCGGGCAAGGTGCTGTTCGTCCACGGCCAGCAGGCGGAGGTGTATGAGCCTCCCACCACGAGCACCTGGAGCCCAGTCGCCGTGCCGGCCCTGTTCCATCGTGGCCACACGGCGACCCTGCTGCCCTCCGGTCAGGTGCTGGTGGCCGCGGGCGAGGGGTCGGTCCGCTCGGAGGTGTACGACCCGGCCACGAACACCTGGCGCGAGACGGGGGCGCTGGCCCACACCCGCTCCGGCCATACGGCGACGCTGCTGCCCTCGGGCCAGGTGCTGGCCGTCGGAGGGGGGGCGGCCAGCGCGGAGGTGTACGACCCGGACACGGGCACCTGGCTCGAGACGGGCGCGATGAAGACGAACCGCTCCGGCCACACGGCGACGCTGTTGCCCTCGGGCAGGGTCCTGGTGGTCAGCGGAACGGATGCGGAGGAATACGACCCTGGCACGGGCACCTGGAGCGAGACGGGCCGGCTGGCCACGGCTCACACCCACCACACGGCGACGCTGCTGCCCTCGGGCAAGGTGCTGGTCGCCGGAGGAGGAACGGTCACCGCGGAGCTCTACGACCCGGCCGGGCGCACCTGGAGCACGACGAGGGTGATGAGCCAGGCCCGTGCCCACCACACGGCGACGCTGTTGCCCTCGAGCCAGGTGCTGCTCACCGGGGGCGCCGGAGAGGATGGCGGCGCGCTGACCAGCTCCGAGGTGTACGACCCGGACACGGGCATCTGGCACGAGACGGGTGCACTGGCCCACGCCCGCTCCGGCCACACGGCGACGCTGCTGCCCTCGGGCAAGGTGCTGGCCTCGGGCGGCGTGACTGGCGGCTTCAGCTCGGAGGAGTACGACCCGGCCACGGGCACCTGGAGCGCGGCGGCCACCCTGCCCGACGCCCGCTCCGGCCACACGGCGACCCTGCTCCCCACGGGCCAGGTGCTGGTGGTCGGCGGCACGGACACCCTGAATGCCTCCCACGCGGCGCTGTACACGGACCCGCGGGTTCTCGAGACCTGGCGCCCGGCCGTGGACGCGCTGGTCGCGAGGCCAGGAGCGGCGTTCCGGCTCACCGGGCGCGGCTTCCGGGGCCTGTCCGAGGCCAGCGGCGGCATCACCCAGGGCTCCACGACCAACTTCCCCCTGGTCGGTCTGCTGACCCCGGAGGGAAACTCGCTCCTCCGCCTTCCGGGGAGCGACTTCTCGGACACGGCCGTCACCGTCTCACTGCCCGCGGTGAAGGATGGCCATTACCTGCTGTCCGTGATGACGAACGGCATCACCGGCGGGCAGTTCCTCCGGGTGGACGGCACCGCTCCGGCTCCGCCCCAGGTGGAGACTCCGGCCAACGGGGCCTGGCTCAACACCTCCCGGCCCACCCTCTCCGGCACCGCCGATCCGGGCAGCACGGTGCGGCTGGCGCTGTCCGGAGGGCAGACGTGGACGCTCACGGCCGACGCGCGAGGCGCCTGGAGCCACACCCCGGACACGGCGCTGGCCGAGGGGCTCTACACGGTCTCGATCACCGCCCTCGACGAGGCCGGAAACGAGAGCCCGGCGACCGAGGAGCTCGGCTTCACCGTGGACACGCTGTCCCCCAATGCGCCGAGGGTGACGGCCCCCTTCGAGGGCAGCTCCTTCTATTCCACCCGGACGCCAGACATCATGGGCAGGACCGAGCCGGACATCACGGTGCGGCTGAGACTGGATGGGGGTGAGGCAGTGACGCTGAAGGCCAATGGCGTGGGCGCGTGGAAGTTCACGCCCCCCCAACCCCTGGCGCTCGGACGCCATGTCGTCTCCGTCACCGCGACGGACCTCGCGGGCAACACCAGCGAGCCCACCACCTCCTCCTTCACCCTCGCCACTCCCGGCAGCTACTACGGCTGGAGCTGCACCACCTCTCCCGCCTTCCCGCTGCTCTGGGCCTGGGTGCTGGTGGCCTTCTGGCTCCATCGAGAAGGCGCACGTCGAAGCCGGTGA
- a CDS encoding class I SAM-dependent methyltransferase gives MTTKPTPDEVATAYDAWSEVYDTQTNATRDLDATILQSQDPSLFRGDVLEIGCGTGKNTEWLAPRVRNLVALDASEKMLNRARERTGVQHVQFFLHDLRKPWPVGEASRDTVTCNLVLEHIEDLSFVFSEAKRVLRPGGRLFICELHPYRQLQGRQAYFVNPNTGAHQSIRSYLHDVSEYLNAAADAGFVLVQARDCRDDGEPRTAVPRLLSLLWRS, from the coding sequence ATGACGACGAAGCCCACCCCCGACGAAGTGGCGACCGCGTACGACGCCTGGTCCGAGGTGTACGACACCCAGACCAACGCCACGCGCGACCTCGATGCCACCATCCTCCAGAGCCAGGACCCCTCTCTCTTCCGAGGTGACGTCCTGGAGATTGGGTGTGGCACCGGGAAGAACACTGAATGGCTCGCCCCCAGGGTCCGCAACCTGGTCGCGCTCGACGCCTCGGAGAAGATGTTGAACCGCGCGCGCGAACGCACCGGGGTTCAACACGTCCAGTTCTTCCTGCATGACCTGCGCAAACCTTGGCCCGTTGGGGAGGCCTCTCGCGACACCGTCACCTGCAATCTGGTACTCGAGCACATCGAGGACCTGTCCTTCGTCTTCTCCGAGGCGAAACGCGTCCTCAGGCCAGGTGGCAGGCTCTTCATCTGCGAGCTACACCCCTACCGGCAGCTCCAGGGCAGGCAGGCGTATTTCGTGAATCCGAACACCGGCGCCCACCAGAGCATCCGCAGTTACCTGCACGACGTCTCGGAGTACCTGAACGCAGCCGCGGATGCGGGCTTCGTGTTGGTTCAAGCAAGGGATTGCCGGGATGACGGTGAACCGCGCACGGCCGTGCCCCGCCTGCTCTCCCTGCTCTGGCGGAGCTGA
- a CDS encoding AraC family transcriptional regulator — protein MDVLADSLRSLQLKTEVYGRLELSAPWGLALDLGHPGFFHAISRGGCWLELERKRIPLAAGDWVFILGGTPHVLRDSPRTRAYPLPEIYAAHGGRCGGILRYGGDGTPTTLISFSFGFKGTWLNPVLAGLPRVLHVKGDGVVSSRWVESTVQLVAAEMEAGRPGHEIVATRLADVLFIHALRTYVETLPPERGGWLRALEHPQLGPVLQQLHERPQHPWTVEAMARIARMSRSMFAARFQRVIGESPLSYLTRWRMHTAMQLMAESEDSLTAIAEAVGYETDSAFGKVFKRHVGQTPGAYRRQLRQSRESRRGTAVRGSPSSRQSLA, from the coding sequence ATGGACGTCCTGGCGGATTCGCTGCGCAGCCTTCAATTGAAGACCGAGGTCTATGGTCGACTGGAGCTGAGCGCGCCGTGGGGGCTCGCACTCGACCTCGGACATCCGGGGTTCTTCCACGCGATTTCTCGCGGAGGCTGTTGGCTGGAGCTCGAACGCAAGCGCATCCCGCTCGCCGCGGGCGACTGGGTCTTCATTCTGGGTGGCACGCCCCATGTCTTGAGGGACTCACCCAGGACGCGCGCGTATCCCCTACCTGAAATCTACGCGGCACACGGCGGCCGATGCGGAGGCATCCTGCGCTACGGCGGGGATGGGACGCCGACGACGCTCATCTCCTTCAGCTTCGGGTTCAAGGGGACGTGGCTCAACCCCGTGCTCGCGGGCCTGCCTCGGGTGCTGCACGTCAAAGGAGACGGGGTCGTCTCCTCGCGTTGGGTGGAGTCCACCGTCCAGCTCGTCGCCGCGGAGATGGAGGCGGGACGGCCCGGGCACGAAATCGTTGCCACCCGGCTGGCCGACGTCCTGTTCATCCACGCGCTGCGCACCTACGTCGAGACGTTGCCCCCCGAGAGGGGCGGATGGCTTCGAGCGTTGGAGCACCCTCAACTGGGGCCGGTCCTTCAGCAGTTGCACGAACGGCCCCAGCATCCGTGGACGGTGGAAGCGATGGCGAGAATCGCCCGCATGTCGCGCTCGATGTTCGCCGCACGCTTCCAACGCGTCATTGGCGAGAGCCCCTTGTCGTATCTCACGCGCTGGAGGATGCACACGGCCATGCAATTGATGGCGGAGAGCGAGGACTCATTGACTGCCATCGCCGAGGCCGTGGGTTACGAGACCGACAGCGCCTTTGGAAAGGTCTTCAAGCGACACGTCGGCCAGACGCCCGGCGCGTACCGTCGTCAGCTCCGCCAGAGCAGGGAGAGCAGGCGGGGCACGGCCGTGCGCGGTTCACCGTCATCCCGGCAATCCCTTGCTTGA
- a CDS encoding alpha/beta fold hydrolase, whose protein sequence is MTAVSITPTTTKATSWSRAALVRVLWPGWAASVPVVVLATLAVHVTPHVRGIAFFPALRYAVVTPACILVAVASAFLYRALTKRSAHPRALLAAALVGLALAVLLGMAAVGTPGLAAAAFPAVLGVGVALALLIPRFADRPRRSRGGTIALVAFGMLEVIGVFGALSSETVAPRDARGLAFGIPREMFDVDHKFIGLPSGARIHYVDEGEGETLLFLHGNPAWSFQWRDLIRGLRGSYRCIALDYPGFGLSEAPAGFGFTPREQSLVVEEFVERLGLRDVTLVMQDWGGPIGLGLAGRRPELVRRVVLGSTWAWPTDTSSPRGRFSVIAGGPLGEFAQVNFNGFASFGIKNGVVRELPSDVLDVYLRPFRPLERRGIAAFYPGQITAASEYFAEVEAGLSRLADKKALIFWALQDLGFPRADLERFERTFPNHKTIELPDANHFFFEDTAEQMLPEIRAFLSSDPGRATAPDAAGDSR, encoded by the coding sequence ATGACCGCCGTTTCCATCACTCCCACCACCACGAAGGCGACTTCCTGGTCCCGCGCGGCACTCGTCCGCGTGCTCTGGCCCGGGTGGGCTGCGTCCGTCCCCGTCGTCGTGCTGGCCACGCTCGCCGTCCACGTGACGCCGCACGTTCGTGGCATCGCGTTCTTCCCGGCGCTTCGCTACGCGGTCGTCACGCCCGCCTGCATTCTCGTCGCGGTCGCGTCGGCATTCCTGTACCGCGCTCTCACCAAGCGATCCGCGCACCCTCGCGCGCTCCTGGCGGCAGCGCTCGTTGGGCTCGCGCTAGCCGTCCTCCTCGGGATGGCAGCCGTAGGAACACCCGGCCTCGCCGCCGCGGCCTTCCCCGCCGTGCTCGGCGTCGGTGTCGCGTTGGCCCTGCTCATCCCGCGCTTCGCCGATCGCCCGCGACGCTCGCGAGGAGGCACCATCGCGCTCGTGGCCTTCGGCATGCTCGAGGTCATCGGTGTCTTCGGCGCGCTCTCGAGCGAAACCGTCGCCCCGCGCGACGCTCGGGGGCTTGCGTTCGGAATTCCGCGCGAGATGTTCGACGTCGACCACAAGTTCATCGGGCTCCCCAGCGGAGCCCGTATCCACTACGTGGACGAAGGCGAGGGCGAGACGCTCCTCTTCCTGCACGGCAACCCGGCGTGGTCGTTCCAGTGGCGCGACCTCATTCGAGGCCTTCGAGGCTCGTACCGCTGCATCGCGCTCGACTACCCTGGCTTTGGCTTGTCCGAGGCTCCCGCCGGGTTTGGATTCACGCCTCGCGAGCAGAGCCTCGTCGTCGAGGAGTTCGTCGAGCGCCTTGGGCTTCGCGACGTGACGTTGGTCATGCAGGACTGGGGCGGACCCATCGGCCTCGGACTCGCCGGACGCCGTCCCGAGCTCGTGCGCCGCGTCGTTCTCGGGAGCACGTGGGCATGGCCGACAGACACCAGCTCTCCGCGCGGCAGGTTCTCGGTCATCGCCGGCGGACCCCTCGGCGAGTTCGCGCAGGTGAACTTCAACGGCTTCGCCTCGTTCGGAATCAAGAACGGCGTCGTGCGCGAGCTCCCCTCCGACGTCCTCGATGTCTACCTGCGACCCTTCCGTCCCCTGGAGCGCCGTGGCATCGCGGCGTTCTATCCGGGGCAGATCACCGCCGCGAGCGAGTACTTCGCGGAGGTCGAGGCCGGCCTGTCTCGCCTGGCGGACAAGAAGGCGCTCATCTTCTGGGCGCTCCAGGACCTTGGGTTTCCCCGGGCCGATCTCGAACGGTTCGAACGGACCTTCCCGAACCACAAGACGATCGAGCTGCCCGACGCGAACCACTTCTTCTTCGAGGACACCGCGGAACAGATGCTCCCGGAGATCCGTGCGTTCCTGTCGTCGGACCCGGGACGGGCGACCGCGCCCGACGCCGCTGGTGACTCTCGATAA
- a CDS encoding FAD-dependent oxidoreductase: protein MKVLISGGGIGGFALARLLRDAGHDCLVIERAREFRPLGHFVALKAEGVAMLDRLGVREDCEARALPLSGRVRFLTRGGQLLRSERLAALNAGLGGFLPIRRADLHDVLHRRVRDDVDVRFGTEVTDFREEAGRVTVVLSDGREEWGDVLIGADGVHSKVRKRLFGESGELLLGGSYVAIDIDVAHGLELGEISAYLGCGKMVGMIPSAPGRLSVIVYHGGESLRPKLRGAAATRAFFAREYNAFAPVVRTAFAGIDDQSFVFVDDIKMIRLDSIVRGRVGLLGDAAACPTFLSGMGSAFALQSAVVLAEALSTTSEAQAALAAYSARVQPIAERLQRNARWMGSMILGRNRAVVAVRDSFLALTPRGWMMEGMRGFYRARSEGARAA, encoded by the coding sequence ATGAAGGTACTCATCTCGGGAGGTGGAATCGGCGGCTTCGCCCTCGCGCGGCTTCTCCGCGACGCGGGCCATGACTGCCTGGTGATCGAGCGGGCGCGCGAATTCCGGCCGCTGGGCCACTTCGTTGCTCTGAAGGCCGAGGGCGTGGCCATGCTCGACCGGCTTGGGGTGCGCGAGGATTGCGAGGCCCGCGCGCTTCCGCTCTCGGGCCGGGTGCGGTTTCTCACGCGGGGTGGGCAACTCCTCCGCTCCGAGCGCCTGGCCGCCTTGAACGCGGGATTGGGGGGGTTCCTCCCGATTCGGCGGGCCGATCTCCACGACGTGCTCCACCGGCGCGTGCGCGACGACGTCGACGTGCGCTTTGGGACCGAGGTCACCGATTTCCGCGAGGAGGCCGGGCGCGTGACCGTGGTGCTCTCCGATGGCCGCGAGGAGTGGGGAGACGTGCTGATTGGCGCCGATGGAGTCCACTCGAAGGTGCGCAAGCGGCTCTTCGGCGAGAGCGGAGAGCTCCTGCTCGGAGGCAGCTACGTCGCCATCGACATCGATGTGGCGCATGGGCTCGAGCTCGGGGAGATCTCGGCGTATCTCGGCTGCGGCAAGATGGTGGGGATGATCCCGAGCGCACCGGGGCGCCTCTCGGTGATCGTGTACCACGGCGGGGAGAGTCTCCGGCCGAAGCTCCGGGGGGCCGCCGCCACGCGAGCGTTCTTCGCTCGTGAGTACAACGCATTCGCACCGGTGGTGCGCACCGCCTTCGCGGGGATCGACGACCAGAGCTTCGTGTTCGTCGATGACATCAAGATGATCCGCCTCGACTCCATCGTGCGCGGGAGGGTCGGCCTGCTGGGTGATGCCGCCGCGTGCCCCACGTTCCTGTCGGGGATGGGAAGTGCCTTCGCGCTCCAGAGCGCCGTCGTGTTGGCCGAGGCGCTGAGCACCACCTCCGAGGCCCAGGCCGCGCTCGCTGCCTACTCGGCCCGCGTGCAACCCATCGCCGAACGGCTCCAGCGCAATGCCCGGTGGATGGGGTCGATGATCCTCGGACGGAACCGGGCGGTGGTGGCGGTTCGCGATTCCTTCCTCGCGCTCACGCCTCGTGGCTGGATGATGGAGGGGATGCGGGGCTTCTACAGAGCGCGCAGTGAGGGCGCTCGGGCCGCGTGA
- a CDS encoding TetR/AcrR family transcriptional regulator, producing MPLERFYKLPEARRAELLRIALHEFTEKGIEGASLNAILAKAGLSKGAYYYYFVDKEDLFTAVAEDLYDRLEAQLPPLLPRQPVSAEEFWPSLEQTFSAWLVAASKFPEMLGAFRQLSQQLRASPRLAPMLRRRQEEQFRSVIQLGRKLGCVRTDLPVELLVSLMVVSDSVLDEALVASRKTLSEAVVRKHARVVFDTYQRLLRP from the coding sequence ATGCCACTCGAACGGTTCTACAAACTTCCCGAGGCCCGGCGCGCCGAGCTGCTGCGCATCGCGCTCCATGAGTTCACGGAGAAGGGAATCGAGGGGGCTTCGCTCAATGCGATCCTCGCGAAGGCGGGCCTGAGCAAGGGGGCCTACTACTATTACTTCGTGGACAAGGAGGACCTCTTCACGGCCGTCGCGGAGGACCTGTACGACCGCCTGGAGGCGCAGCTTCCGCCGCTCCTGCCCCGGCAGCCGGTGAGCGCCGAGGAATTCTGGCCGAGCCTGGAGCAGACCTTCTCTGCCTGGCTGGTGGCGGCTTCCAAATTCCCCGAGATGCTCGGTGCGTTCCGTCAGCTCAGCCAGCAATTGCGCGCGAGCCCGCGGTTGGCCCCGATGCTGCGCCGTCGGCAGGAGGAGCAATTCCGCTCGGTCATCCAGTTGGGCCGCAAGCTCGGTTGCGTGCGCACGGATCTCCCGGTCGAGCTCCTGGTCTCGCTGATGGTGGTGAGCGACTCCGTGCTCGACGAGGCGCTCGTCGCCAGCCGCAAGACGTTGAGCGAGGCCGTCGTGCGCAAGCACGCGCGGGTGGTGTTCGACACCTACCAGCGCCTGCTGCGCCCCTGA
- a CDS encoding LysR family transcriptional regulator translates to MDDIAPLPSPRLDVRDLRVVLALASAGTTAQAASVLHLTQPAVSRALLAAEDKLGTRLFDRTPRGLVPTAAGQRLVTGATRLLVELGDLEHLVRAPVTPPMRIRLVCECYTVYHWLPSTLMRLRKSLPELEVALALEHTYSPVAALEAGEIDVALVTTSVVPRDRLEERQIFSDEVVFIMSASHPLAARKTLTPADLRENKLLIAQGAPAESHWFMASVFGRARPRLHIERLPLTEAILDVARAGMGIAVLSEWISSPHLGKGDLVAKRLASGPLRRPWRLAWRREVDDAALRLLSALEATAPRGGLLAG, encoded by the coding sequence ATGGACGACATTGCTCCCCTTCCGAGTCCCCGTCTCGACGTGCGCGACCTTCGCGTCGTGCTCGCCCTGGCCTCCGCCGGCACCACGGCGCAGGCGGCGTCCGTGCTGCATCTCACGCAGCCAGCGGTGAGTCGCGCGCTCCTCGCGGCGGAGGACAAGCTCGGCACGCGCCTCTTCGACCGTACGCCTCGCGGGCTCGTCCCCACCGCGGCGGGGCAGCGCCTCGTCACCGGCGCGACGCGCCTTCTGGTGGAGTTGGGCGACCTCGAGCATCTCGTGCGAGCCCCGGTGACTCCGCCCATGCGCATCCGCCTCGTCTGCGAGTGCTACACCGTGTACCACTGGCTTCCGTCCACGCTCATGAGGTTGCGCAAGAGCCTGCCGGAGCTCGAGGTCGCGCTGGCGCTGGAGCACACGTATTCTCCCGTCGCGGCGCTCGAGGCCGGGGAGATCGACGTCGCGCTCGTCACGACGTCGGTGGTCCCTCGCGACAGGCTCGAGGAGCGTCAGATCTTCTCCGATGAGGTCGTGTTCATCATGTCGGCGTCGCATCCGCTCGCGGCGCGCAAGACGCTCACGCCCGCGGACCTCCGCGAGAACAAGCTCCTGATCGCGCAGGGCGCGCCAGCGGAGTCGCACTGGTTCATGGCGAGCGTGTTTGGCCGGGCGAGGCCGCGGCTTCACATCGAGCGGCTGCCGCTCACGGAGGCAATTCTCGACGTGGCGCGTGCGGGCATGGGCATCGCGGTGCTCTCCGAGTGGATCTCCAGCCCGCACCTCGGCAAGGGGGACCTGGTCGCGAAGCGTCTCGCGTCGGGACCGCTCCGCCGACCCTGGCGCCTCGCGTGGCGGCGGGAGGTCGATGACGCCGCGCTCCGCCTCCTGTCCGCGCTCGAGGCCACTGCGCCCCGAGGAGGGCTTCTGGCTGGCTGA
- a CDS encoding glutathione binding-like protein: MQLYYSPLACSMAARIAFYEAGADATFIEVDPKTKLTRDGTDFREIHPLGLVPTLRTDDGDILTENAAILQYVADFFPKAKLAPTDRMERARLHEWLCFIGTELHKALFVPLLDAKAPEGAKAYALEKETSRLSHLEKHLTGREFLLDRFSVADAYLFTVLNWSVVTPVDLKKWPAISAYVARLRDRPSVAKAFAEERVLYAEEQARHKASA; this comes from the coding sequence ATGCAACTCTATTATTCGCCCCTGGCTTGTTCGATGGCGGCCCGAATCGCGTTCTACGAGGCAGGCGCGGACGCCACGTTCATCGAGGTTGACCCGAAGACCAAGCTCACGCGCGACGGAACGGACTTCCGGGAGATCCATCCGCTTGGCCTCGTCCCAACCCTCCGCACCGACGACGGCGACATCCTCACGGAGAACGCGGCGATCCTTCAGTATGTGGCCGACTTCTTCCCCAAGGCGAAGCTCGCGCCGACGGACCGCATGGAGCGTGCCCGGTTGCACGAGTGGTTGTGCTTCATCGGGACCGAGCTGCACAAGGCGCTCTTCGTACCACTCCTCGACGCGAAGGCCCCCGAGGGGGCGAAGGCCTACGCGCTGGAGAAGGAGACGTCCCGCCTCTCCCATCTGGAGAAGCACCTGACCGGCCGCGAGTTCCTGCTCGACCGCTTCAGCGTCGCGGACGCGTACCTGTTCACGGTCCTGAACTGGTCCGTGGTGACGCCGGTGGACCTGAAGAAGTGGCCGGCGATCAGCGCATACGTCGCGCGCCTGCGGGACAGGCCGAGCGTGGCGAAGGCGTTCGCGGAGGAGCGGGTGCTCTACGCGGAGGAGCAGGCGCGGCACAAGGCCAGCGCTTGA
- a CDS encoding NAD-dependent epimerase/dehydratase family protein — translation MKVLLFGATGMVGQGVLRECLLDPEVERVLVVGRGETGQRHEKLTELLHRDFTDFSTVEAELSGHDACFFCLGVSSAGMKEQDYRRVTYDYTLAAARTLVRLNPGMTFIYVSGVGTDSTGKGRVMWARVKGETENALFQLPFKAAYMFRPGFIQPMHGETSKTRLYRVLYWVMGPLSPVLKTLFPGVITTTERVGRAMLRVAKQGAPQRLLENQDINALAAT, via the coding sequence ATGAAGGTTCTGCTCTTTGGCGCGACGGGGATGGTCGGACAGGGCGTGCTGCGCGAGTGCCTGCTCGACCCCGAGGTGGAGCGGGTGCTCGTGGTGGGCCGCGGCGAGACGGGGCAGCGGCACGAGAAGCTCACCGAGCTCCTGCACCGCGACTTCACCGACTTCTCCACCGTGGAGGCGGAGCTCTCGGGCCATGACGCGTGCTTCTTCTGCCTGGGTGTGTCCTCAGCGGGCATGAAGGAGCAGGACTACCGGCGCGTGACGTACGACTACACGCTCGCGGCGGCGCGCACGTTGGTGCGGCTGAACCCGGGCATGACGTTCATCTACGTGTCGGGTGTCGGCACCGACAGCACCGGGAAGGGCCGCGTCATGTGGGCGCGCGTCAAGGGCGAGACCGAGAACGCGCTGTTCCAGCTGCCGTTCAAGGCCGCGTACATGTTCCGCCCGGGGTTCATCCAGCCGATGCACGGCGAGACGTCGAAGACGCGGCTGTACCGGGTCCTCTATTGGGTGATGGGGCCGCTCTCTCCGGTCTTGAAGACGCTCTTTCCCGGGGTCATCACGACGACCGAGCGCGTTGGTCGCGCGATGCTCCGGGTCGCGAAACAGGGCGCGCCCCAGCGCCTGCTCGAGAACCAGGACATCAACGCACTCGCCGCCACCTGA